Proteins encoded within one genomic window of Rhodobacteraceae bacterium LMO-JJ12:
- a CDS encoding class II fructose-bisphosphate aldolase, producing MDSSSAVVAINAPSFDAMVGIAKASAESGLPAIIQVSARIIKQHGAPAVYAWYQAATSIHSGQCFLHLDHCHDDDILRACITAGWDMVMFDGSGLPIGENCAQSREISDFAHAHGCAVEGEVGQIGGEEDGHEATANYAPDADIEALSKDGGLDCIAVGFGNVHGDYATKSNLRWDIFEGARALTDLPLVLHGGSGLSDAEFLRAIRAGAAKINISTELKKAYVRALADPELQSRIASDPSALHTRLSEESRRIALSYMALFSSISKDPSS from the coding sequence ATGGATTCTTCCTCCGCCGTAGTTGCCATCAACGCCCCCAGCTTCGACGCTATGGTCGGCATCGCAAAGGCGAGCGCGGAGAGCGGCCTTCCGGCAATCATTCAGGTGTCGGCCCGCATCATCAAGCAGCATGGTGCCCCGGCGGTGTATGCCTGGTATCAGGCGGCGACCAGTATCCATTCTGGACAATGCTTTCTGCACCTTGATCATTGCCACGACGACGACATTCTGCGCGCCTGCATCACTGCGGGCTGGGACATGGTGATGTTTGACGGCTCGGGACTGCCGATTGGGGAAAACTGTGCGCAATCGCGTGAGATTTCGGACTTTGCCCATGCGCATGGGTGCGCCGTTGAGGGCGAGGTCGGACAGATCGGCGGAGAAGAAGACGGCCATGAGGCAACGGCCAACTATGCCCCGGACGCCGACATAGAGGCTCTGTCCAAGGATGGTGGGTTGGATTGCATCGCGGTCGGGTTCGGCAATGTGCATGGTGACTATGCGACCAAGTCCAATCTGCGCTGGGACATCTTCGAAGGCGCAAGGGCGCTTACCGATCTGCCGCTGGTCCTGCATGGTGGCAGCGGCCTTTCAGACGCCGAATTCCTGCGTGCAATCCGTGCCGGAGCCGCAAAGATAAACATCTCGACCGAGTTGAAGAAAGCCTATGTGCGCGCTCTAGCGGACCCGGAACTGCAGAGTCGGATCGCCAGCGATCCTTCGGCCCTGCACACCCGCCTGAGCGAAGAAAGCCGACGGATTGCTTTGTCCTACATGGCGCTCTTCTCCTCCATTTCAAAGGATCCATCATCGTGA
- a CDS encoding FGGY-family carbohydrate kinase, translating into MILVINLGLKSIRAILFSEDGQRLATAAQRVNSRLVGDRVEQDALEWRKKLYEVVRQAMDNTYSKVDIRYVTVSCSASCLVSVDENLEPVGRVMMVSDKRADDQGKRISADPLFQRLAETYGYSASQYSQMSRMLWLKENDPGQFARTHAFLAPNDYLIALLTGGQLVTDSLNAEKFFYDTEAGSYPDDLYANYGLSTDTLPRCVDIGTNIGAMSAGVAAEMGLPNTPDVVVGTYDAICSVFGTGVSAPGQICDVSGTVTSVRMYSDTPFVDPKRRIMSQHFPPSNGYLIGGSNNLGGGLIEWAKTCFYKDTSNPYELMQTESSGGTGVAGATHSGIVFLPNLLGARAPSWNGDARGVFFGIERHHDRGDMMRAIFEAIGFSIRDFLEIFQESGTKPEMITASGGLAKITIANEIKATISGLPYHYMDEFESTSLGAAIIVMCAVGIFPSYSDACRQIVVTRQIFLPRAHDKSYYEDMYGLYRELIAAADPLFLKRREILSRHRGQAAEFIENL; encoded by the coding sequence GTGATTTTGGTCATCAATCTTGGGCTCAAGAGCATCCGCGCTATCCTGTTTTCAGAAGACGGCCAACGTCTGGCCACTGCTGCGCAGCGGGTCAATTCCAGGCTGGTCGGCGACCGTGTCGAACAGGACGCGCTCGAATGGCGCAAAAAGCTTTACGAAGTGGTGCGCCAGGCCATGGATAACACCTACTCAAAGGTTGATATCCGCTATGTGACAGTGTCGTGCTCGGCGAGCTGTCTGGTGTCTGTGGACGAAAATCTGGAGCCTGTGGGCCGGGTTATGATGGTCTCTGACAAGCGTGCTGATGATCAGGGTAAACGTATTTCTGCCGACCCTCTGTTTCAGCGACTGGCGGAAACCTATGGGTATTCGGCGTCGCAGTATAGCCAGATGTCGCGCATGCTATGGCTGAAAGAAAATGACCCCGGTCAGTTTGCTCGTACCCATGCCTTCCTGGCGCCGAACGATTACTTGATCGCCCTACTGACCGGTGGGCAGCTGGTGACAGACAGCCTCAATGCCGAGAAATTCTTTTACGATACCGAGGCCGGGAGCTATCCAGACGATCTTTACGCGAATTATGGTCTGTCGACGGATACCTTGCCACGTTGCGTTGATATCGGCACCAATATCGGCGCGATGTCGGCGGGTGTCGCTGCTGAAATGGGTCTTCCCAATACGCCTGATGTGGTCGTAGGCACCTATGATGCGATTTGTTCGGTCTTTGGTACTGGCGTTAGCGCACCGGGCCAGATCTGTGATGTGTCAGGCACCGTGACATCGGTGCGGATGTATTCTGACACGCCCTTTGTCGACCCCAAGCGTCGCATTATGAGCCAGCATTTCCCCCCCAGTAATGGTTATTTGATAGGTGGTTCGAACAACCTGGGTGGCGGGCTGATTGAATGGGCCAAGACATGTTTCTACAAGGATACGTCAAATCCCTATGAATTGATGCAAACCGAGAGTTCAGGCGGCACGGGCGTTGCGGGTGCGACGCATTCGGGCATCGTGTTTCTGCCCAACCTTTTGGGGGCCCGCGCACCCAGTTGGAATGGCGATGCGCGTGGTGTATTTTTCGGCATCGAGCGGCACCATGATCGTGGCGATATGATGCGCGCGATTTTCGAGGCGATTGGATTTTCGATTCGTGATTTTCTGGAAATTTTCCAAGAAAGCGGCACGAAACCCGAGATGATTACCGCCAGCGGGGGATTGGCCAAGATCACGATTGCCAACGAGATCAAGGCCACTATTTCGGGTCTGCCCTATCATTACATGGATGAGTTTGAGAGTACGAGCCTTGGCGCCGCCATCATCGTGATGTGTGCCGTAGGTATCTTTCCGTCCTACTCTGATGCCTGTCGCCAGATTGTCGTTACGCGCCAGATTTTCCTGCCGCGAGCGCATGACAAGTCCTATTACGAAGACATGTATGGGCTCTATCGCGAGTTAATCGCTGCGGCCGATCCGCTTTTCTTGAAGCGCCGCGAAATCTTGTCACGGCACCGCGGCCAAGCTGCCGAGTTCATTGAAAATCTCTAG
- a CDS encoding iron-containing alcohol dehydrogenase has translation MPIPIGTATRTLFGGGARHELALLLDSAQDPRALVVASTSSLGRPMVAELLQSIEAVAKTTIWDQVSPNPRTQDIDACLVAHGEQTFTHVIGIGGGSALDQAKATAMALHCDMAMSELLALKGGLPQRDNTLVLVPTTSGTGAELSYGAILTNQETGEKLGLRGASNAADYAFVDPELTWSTPRDVSMVTGFDVLTHALETWLSTAATPYTKDLSRGAIARVFKWLPVVFEDPTHVEARSEMAYASMVMGINLALSTTCLPHRLQYPIGAATDTAHAAGLAAIYPAWMNNVLPHAQEKLEECADWIGLPQDGDNRAEAFVAAVNGLLAQIGLTPSLSDLGVTADMVARFPGEVTGRLDTDPGYGGPDDIEHIYKAAWVG, from the coding sequence ATGCCCATTCCAATTGGTACGGCGACCCGAACTCTTTTTGGTGGAGGTGCGCGCCACGAACTGGCTCTGCTTCTGGATAGCGCCCAGGACCCCAGAGCGCTTGTGGTGGCTTCGACCTCATCGCTTGGCCGGCCGATGGTGGCTGAACTGCTGCAATCTATCGAAGCGGTTGCGAAAACCACCATCTGGGATCAGGTCAGCCCAAATCCGCGGACGCAAGACATCGACGCTTGTTTGGTTGCACATGGCGAGCAGACATTCACCCATGTCATCGGCATCGGGGGGGGGAGCGCGCTGGATCAGGCCAAGGCTACGGCCATGGCGTTGCATTGCGATATGGCGATGTCCGAGCTTCTTGCTTTGAAAGGCGGGTTGCCGCAACGCGATAACACGCTGGTGTTGGTGCCCACCACGAGTGGCACCGGAGCGGAACTTAGCTATGGTGCAATCCTGACAAATCAGGAGACCGGCGAAAAGTTGGGGCTGCGCGGGGCCTCTAATGCCGCAGATTATGCCTTCGTTGATCCCGAACTGACCTGGAGCACACCACGAGATGTGTCCATGGTCACCGGTTTCGACGTGCTGACGCATGCTTTGGAAACCTGGCTGTCGACTGCGGCCACGCCTTATACCAAAGACCTGTCACGCGGGGCTATTGCGCGGGTTTTCAAGTGGCTGCCGGTGGTCTTTGAGGATCCCACGCATGTTGAGGCGCGCAGCGAGATGGCCTATGCCAGCATGGTCATGGGGATCAATCTGGCGCTGTCGACCACATGTCTGCCCCACCGGCTGCAATACCCTATCGGGGCCGCCACCGACACCGCCCATGCCGCAGGTCTGGCGGCGATCTATCCAGCATGGATGAACAACGTGTTGCCGCATGCCCAAGAAAAGCTGGAGGAGTGTGCCGATTGGATCGGCCTGCCGCAGGATGGTGACAATCGCGCCGAGGCCTTTGTGGCTGCGGTGAACGGGTTGTTGGCGCAGATTGGCCTGACCCCCAGCCTGTCCGATCTGGGCGTGACTGCGGACATGGTGGCGCGGTTCCCCGGCGAGGTTACCGGCCGTTTGGATACCGACCCCGGATATGGCGGGCCGGACGATATCGAACATATCTACAAAGCCGCCTGGGTTGGCTGA
- a CDS encoding phosphocholine cytidylyltransferase family protein: protein MKAVILAAGKGTRIHTITNGGPKSLLPLGDSTLIGQSLKIFADQGVTEVIVMTGYRRRDIAEYVAEHWSGKSEIVFNPHFDSTNVLYSFWLALPYLAGEDFIFLHADTVFEPEVFARLLAHDENADMVFAVDNHPCEEEEMKVQVTNGHITLVTKQMPSDSADGEFLGLARISGRHIGGLRRHAELLFEEGNFQAFFELAVQRMIDEGGVRVEVADTSGLKWREVDFVEDYEAAREMFG, encoded by the coding sequence ATGAAAGCCGTCATTCTTGCCGCCGGAAAAGGCACCAGAATTCACACCATTACCAATGGGGGGCCTAAGAGCCTGCTGCCGTTGGGCGACAGTACGCTGATTGGTCAATCGCTCAAGATTTTTGCCGATCAGGGCGTGACAGAGGTGATCGTCATGACCGGCTATCGCCGCCGGGACATCGCCGAATATGTCGCCGAACATTGGTCAGGCAAGTCCGAGATCGTGTTTAACCCGCATTTCGACAGCACGAACGTGCTCTATTCGTTTTGGCTGGCGCTGCCCTATCTGGCGGGAGAAGATTTTATCTTTCTTCATGCCGACACCGTGTTTGAGCCCGAAGTCTTTGCCCGCTTGTTAGCACATGATGAAAACGCGGATATGGTCTTTGCCGTGGATAATCACCCGTGCGAAGAAGAAGAGATGAAGGTGCAGGTCACCAATGGCCACATCACGCTCGTGACCAAGCAGATGCCATCCGATAGCGCTGACGGTGAGTTCTTGGGGCTGGCGCGGATTTCCGGACGCCATATCGGAGGCCTGCGCCGTCATGCCGAACTGCTTTTCGAAGAAGGTAACTTTCAGGCATTCTTTGAGCTGGCGGTTCAACGCATGATCGACGAGGGCGGCGTGCGGGTCGAAGTCGCCGATACCTCGGGCCTGAAGTGGCGGGAAGTGGATTTCGTCGAAGACTATGAAGCCGCGCGCGAGATGTTTGGCTAG